TTCTTTTTCGAAATCACCCCGGCGTGGCTGCGCCAATACCTGTGATGCCCGCACCTGTGACGCCCGCACCTTGGACGCCCCAACCGGCAGTGCAGCTGCGCGGCCTGTGGTTGCGTCTCGGCCGCGATCTCGTGCTGCGTGACCTCGACCTCGACGTGGGCCAGGGCGAAGGGGTCGCGCTGCTCGGCGAGAACGGCGCTGGGAAAACAACCCTGCTGCGCCTGCTGGCTTCGGCCATCGGACCGACGCGCGGTGACGGGCGGATCTTCGGATACGACCTGCGGGATCGGCGTGCCGTGCGCGAGCACGTGCACCTCCTGTCGCACGAAAGTGGCCTCTACCCCGACCTGACCCCAAGCGAGAATCTGCGTTTCGCCCTGCGTATGCACCGCCAGGAGGGGGATGTCCCTGGGGTACTGGGGCGGCTCCACCTGTCGGGCGCCGCGCACAAACGTGTACGTCACCTCAGTGCGGGCATGCGCAAACGGCTGGCGCTCGCCCGTCTGCTGATGCTCAGGCGTCCGCTGCTCCTCATCGACGAGCCCTTTGCCAACCTGGACGCCGCCGGACGCGAACTGGCCCTGGAGGTGCTGGGTGAGGTGCGCGCCGCCGGGTCGACCCTGATCGTCGCCGCGCACGAACCCGAGCTGACCGCGCGCGTCACCAACCGCACCCTGCATCTGGCTCAGGGGAAACTGAGCGAGACGCAGCGGTGAAAGCTGCCTGGAACATCGCCCTCAAAGACTGGCAGCTGGCCGGCCGGACGCGTGACGTGCTGACGTCGACGGTGTTCTTCGCGGGCCTCCTGATGCTGATCCTCGCCTTCGCGCTGGGTCCGGAGAGACTGAGCGGGGCAGCTCCTGGCGTGCTGTGGAGCGCCCTGGCACTCTCGGCAGCCATCGCGGCAGGCCGTGCATTCGCCGCCGAGCAGGAAGCCGGGGCGCTCGAAACCCTGACGCTTTACCCGGCAGCGCACGAAGCGCTGTACCTGGGAAAGCTGCTGGGCACCCTGGCGCAGCTGCTGCTGCTGGCGCTGGTGATTGTGCCCGTGGCAGTCGTGATGCTGGGGCTGCGGCCCATGGAGGGCGCCCACGCCGCAGCCTGGCCGCTCCTGGCCCTGACGGTGCTGCTGGGCCTGATCGGTTTTGCCGCCACCAGCTGCTTTTACTCGGCGATCACCGTGAATCTACGGGCCCGCGAAGCGCTGTTGCCCGTGCTGGCTTTTCCGGTGATGGTGCCGGTGGTACTGGCGTCAGTGCGCGCGACACAGCTCATTCTGGAAAACGGGCTGGCAAGCGAATGGGGAGCGTGGCTGCAGTTCCTGGCGCTGTACGACCTCGCGTCGATTGTCGTGGCGTCGCTGCTGTTTCCCTACGCGCTCGAAGGCTGAGCAATCATCGCGTCCGTAGCCGCTCCCGGGTGCGGGATATTCGCACTTGGTTGGGGTGCGCTTTTGCGGCATGCTGTGACGAGATCGGCACCCGGTGTTGTCCA
The Deinococcus peraridilitoris DSM 19664 genome window above contains:
- a CDS encoding heme exporter protein CcmB, which translates into the protein MKAAWNIALKDWQLAGRTRDVLTSTVFFAGLLMLILAFALGPERLSGAAPGVLWSALALSAAIAAGRAFAAEQEAGALETLTLYPAAHEALYLGKLLGTLAQLLLLALVIVPVAVVMLGLRPMEGAHAAAWPLLALTVLLGLIGFAATSCFYSAITVNLRAREALLPVLAFPVMVPVVLASVRATQLILENGLASEWGAWLQFLALYDLASIVVASLLFPYALEG
- the ccmA gene encoding heme ABC exporter ATP-binding protein CcmA, whose translation is MPAPVTPAPWTPQPAVQLRGLWLRLGRDLVLRDLDLDVGQGEGVALLGENGAGKTTLLRLLASAIGPTRGDGRIFGYDLRDRRAVREHVHLLSHESGLYPDLTPSENLRFALRMHRQEGDVPGVLGRLHLSGAAHKRVRHLSAGMRKRLALARLLMLRRPLLLIDEPFANLDAAGRELALEVLGEVRAAGSTLIVAAHEPELTARVTNRTLHLAQGKLSETQR